The following proteins are co-located in the Fluviicola sp. genome:
- a CDS encoding alpha-ketoglutarate-dependent dioxygenase AlkB, with the protein MDLFSASNETTNLLPHDGIVNYYGIVFPKTEADRFLSYLLNQIAWKNDEAIIFGKLIVTKRKVAWYADKPFEYTYSKTTKTALPWTKELLELKSIVEERTGETYNSCLLNLYHDGSEGMAWHSDAEIDLKKNGAIGSLSFGSERKFAFKHKKTAETVSVLLEHGSLLVMKGETQTHWLHRLPPTKLSKKPRVNLTFRTIVE; encoded by the coding sequence ATGGATTTATTCTCAGCTTCAAACGAAACAACAAACCTGCTTCCGCACGACGGGATCGTGAATTACTATGGCATTGTTTTCCCAAAAACAGAGGCAGATCGGTTTTTAAGCTATTTACTCAACCAAATCGCATGGAAAAATGACGAAGCGATTATTTTCGGGAAGCTTATTGTGACGAAGCGAAAAGTAGCCTGGTACGCCGATAAACCCTTCGAATACACTTATTCCAAAACCACCAAAACAGCATTGCCCTGGACCAAAGAACTGCTCGAACTAAAATCGATTGTGGAAGAACGTACCGGGGAAACTTATAATTCCTGTTTACTGAATCTTTACCACGATGGCAGCGAAGGAATGGCCTGGCACAGCGATGCAGAAATCGACCTGAAGAAAAACGGGGCAATCGGATCGTTGAGTTTCGGAAGCGAACGCAAATTTGCCTTCAAGCACAAAAAGACCGCTGAAACAGTGTCCGTATTATTGGAGCACGGAAGTTTACTCGTTATGAAAGGGGAAACGCAAACGCATTGGCTACATAGACTTCCTCCTACCAAATTATCCAAAAAACCGCGGGTCAATTTAACCTTCCGCACCATCGTTGAATAA
- a CDS encoding SDR family oxidoreductase, with protein sequence MILITGATGNLGKATVEFLSKKIPVGNIAVLVRDENKASDLKVLGVDVRVGDYHDKDSLVKAFQGVDKLLLISSNDFNDRLGQQKRAVDAAKEAGVKHILYTGVSMQNIENSALKELMGEHFDTEKHILASGLTYTFLRDNLYADVIPMYLGEHFLETGINFPAGNGKVPFSLRTEMAEAFANVLSSEGHENKIYEISNGESYSFRDVANALSAHTGKTVVYNDLSAADFSKALSEAGVPEHIIGFSLGFATATKDGDFDVPNNHLEQLLGRKPSSLNEAIREIYQ encoded by the coding sequence ATGATTTTAATAACAGGTGCAACAGGAAATTTGGGAAAGGCAACCGTTGAATTTCTTTCGAAAAAAATCCCTGTGGGGAATATTGCTGTTTTAGTACGCGATGAAAACAAAGCTTCAGATTTGAAGGTTTTAGGAGTGGATGTACGTGTGGGCGATTACCACGATAAAGATTCGTTGGTAAAAGCGTTCCAGGGAGTCGACAAACTGCTTTTGATTTCTTCCAATGATTTCAATGATCGTTTGGGACAGCAAAAAAGAGCCGTTGACGCAGCAAAAGAAGCCGGTGTAAAACACATTCTTTACACGGGAGTTTCTATGCAAAACATCGAAAATTCCGCTTTAAAGGAATTGATGGGAGAACATTTCGATACGGAAAAACACATTTTAGCTTCCGGATTGACCTATACTTTCCTGAGAGACAATCTGTATGCGGATGTCATTCCGATGTATCTGGGTGAGCACTTTCTTGAAACCGGAATTAACTTTCCGGCAGGAAACGGAAAAGTTCCTTTCTCTTTGAGAACCGAAATGGCGGAAGCTTTCGCCAATGTTTTGAGCTCGGAAGGCCATGAAAACAAAATCTATGAAATTTCGAACGGAGAAAGCTATTCGTTCCGGGACGTGGCGAATGCTCTTTCTGCGCATACCGGGAAAACGGTGGTATATAATGACCTTTCGGCGGCCGATTTTTCAAAAGCACTCAGCGAAGCAGGTGTTCCTGAACACATCATCGGTTTTTCACTGGGATTTGCAACTGCAACAAAAGACGGTGATTTCGATGTTCCGAACAATCATTTGGAGCAGCTTTTGGGAAGAAAACCAAGCTCTTTGAATGAAGCAATTCGTGAAATTTACCAATAA
- a CDS encoding helix-turn-helix domain-containing protein, translated as MENKMTLEQAKSCPIQFVLAMTDTLNVISGKWKLQIIGSLLFGKTRRFTEIQRTIPKITPRMLSKELKELELNGIVKRTVYDSIPVTIEYELTGSARQLQEVMDSMIQWGINHRKGLFEEEMTERAAG; from the coding sequence ATGGAAAATAAAATGACACTTGAACAGGCGAAATCTTGTCCCATTCAGTTTGTACTTGCAATGACAGACACGCTGAATGTGATTTCAGGTAAATGGAAATTGCAGATCATCGGATCATTGCTCTTTGGCAAAACACGTCGGTTTACGGAAATCCAGCGTACTATTCCGAAAATCACTCCTCGTATGTTGTCGAAGGAGTTGAAAGAACTGGAATTGAATGGAATTGTGAAACGAACGGTTTATGATTCCATACCGGTTACTATCGAATATGAATTAACGGGTTCAGCCAGACAACTCCAGGAAGTGATGGACAGTATGATCCAATGGGGAATTAATCACCGGAAAGGATTGTTTGAAGAAGAAATGACTGAAAGAGCTGCAGGTTAA
- a CDS encoding M14 family zinc carboxypeptidase yields the protein MKLAFFALVFPLFGLAQWDGNKTPTYPELINIYKKLDAEHREIELYEMGESDTEFPIYLVILNGAGDSLPTFHKAKSGTTVLINNAIHAGEPDGVNACLLWIEEWIRKGKKTKDLPVIAIIPAYNVGGMMNRSSSGRANQDGPEEYGFRGNAQNLDLNRDFIKMDSKNMFTFVKIYQALDPDVFVDTHVSNGADYQYTLTLIHSMKERMAPGIQTVFNQKYIPSLTETLKKKWWDWSPYVETKGETPESGIEAFNDLPRYAQGYGTLFHALSITVETHMLKPFPKRVQATKDYLDFLFHWSHDAASEIEAAREEARLKSPQRISHYFPFNYELTGQKDSILFKGYDFGYKPSGVSGKDRLFYDRSKPFTKYIPYYQTYRAKDSVMVPRGYFVSKEAVEIIERLKANGVEFEATDSSLLKKVTTIRILDFESGSKPYEGHYLHRKVKSMEQEEEVRIPVGSIWVPCNQPKINFIVSVLEPRCEDSYFAWNMMDSYIQEKEYFSAYVFEDEAAQILKENPSLREQLEKKKSNDPEFAKSAEAQLFFVYQNSQRFEKKTFNRLPIYKVY from the coding sequence ATGAAATTAGCTTTTTTCGCACTGGTTTTTCCGCTTTTCGGATTGGCTCAATGGGATGGTAACAAAACTCCGACGTATCCCGAACTGATCAATATTTATAAAAAGTTGGATGCGGAGCACCGGGAAATCGAGCTTTATGAAATGGGCGAATCGGATACTGAATTTCCCATTTATCTGGTGATTCTCAATGGCGCAGGAGATTCCTTGCCCACATTTCATAAAGCAAAATCAGGAACAACCGTTTTGATCAATAATGCTATTCACGCCGGTGAGCCGGATGGTGTAAATGCCTGTTTGTTGTGGATCGAAGAATGGATCCGGAAAGGAAAAAAGACGAAGGATTTACCTGTGATTGCGATTATTCCGGCTTATAATGTGGGTGGAATGATGAACCGGTCATCTTCCGGCAGGGCAAACCAGGATGGTCCGGAGGAATATGGATTCAGAGGAAATGCCCAGAACCTCGATCTGAATCGCGATTTTATTAAAATGGATTCGAAGAACATGTTCACGTTTGTTAAGATTTACCAGGCATTGGACCCGGATGTATTTGTGGATACGCATGTTTCGAATGGAGCGGATTATCAGTATACACTAACGCTCATTCACTCTATGAAAGAACGGATGGCGCCCGGAATACAGACTGTCTTCAATCAGAAATACATTCCGTCGTTGACGGAAACCTTGAAAAAGAAGTGGTGGGACTGGTCTCCGTATGTGGAAACGAAAGGTGAAACTCCGGAATCGGGGATTGAAGCTTTTAATGATTTACCGCGTTATGCGCAAGGTTACGGCACACTCTTTCATGCTTTAAGTATCACTGTTGAAACGCACATGTTGAAACCTTTTCCGAAGCGTGTGCAGGCAACAAAAGATTACCTGGATTTCTTATTTCATTGGAGCCACGACGCTGCCAGTGAAATTGAAGCTGCAAGGGAAGAAGCCCGCTTGAAATCTCCTCAACGGATTTCTCATTATTTCCCGTTCAATTATGAACTGACCGGTCAAAAAGATTCCATTCTGTTCAAAGGATATGATTTCGGTTATAAACCGAGCGGCGTTTCCGGGAAAGACCGCTTATTTTATGACCGCTCGAAACCGTTTACGAAATACATCCCGTATTACCAGACCTACCGTGCAAAAGATTCGGTGATGGTTCCGAGGGGATATTTTGTTTCGAAGGAAGCGGTTGAAATCATTGAAAGACTGAAAGCAAACGGAGTGGAATTTGAAGCAACAGACAGTAGTCTTTTAAAGAAAGTAACTACCATCCGGATTTTGGATTTTGAATCCGGCTCAAAACCTTATGAAGGACATTACCTGCATCGAAAAGTGAAAAGCATGGAGCAGGAGGAAGAAGTACGTATTCCGGTAGGAAGTATTTGGGTTCCCTGCAACCAGCCGAAAATCAATTTTATTGTAAGTGTTTTGGAACCGCGCTGCGAGGATTCCTACTTTGCCTGGAACATGATGGACAGTTATATCCAGGAAAAAGAGTATTTCTCGGCTTATGTCTTTGAAGATGAAGCGGCACAAATCCTGAAAGAGAATCCAAGCCTTCGCGAACAGCTGGAAAAGAAAAAATCCAATGACCCGGAATTTGCAAAAAGTGCCGAAGCGCAGCTTTTCTTTGTGTATCAGAATAGTCAACGCTTTGAAAAAAAGACCTTTAACCGGCTTCCGATCTATAAGGTTTACTGA
- a CDS encoding peptide-N-glycosidase F-related protein produces the protein MKKLTLSPLRWMLSGMLGLIAMTSVAQDTTWVQTYTFDTISTRRVEFQFPASLDTTRFEKVLMYYKLKCSPLTTWDNYDCGEWDYLTYTRIFEHTGIMDSVQVNGSKYRVNTLSPATYPYSNVYYDQRWMPVQTRTPLMPVIHPVAGTGSAPMTLVSTNGNGKTIQWIIPAGELATSGVLAGDIQGMNLNILNAFASLQGVQIRIKSTNASTLTALETTGFTTVFNNALTGISAGSNTVNFSTPFTYDGSSNLIIELKFTDARQGLSQVDLEMVAVSGSNTLSFDNSNGVFTANGTNYAELNLNNVNLGGDMTIAFWAKGNGNTGASTSIIEAADSLNNRILNIHLPWSNDNIYWDAGQGTGYDRIQKTATAAADVDNAWHHWAFVKKTSTGQMFIYKDGAQWHSGTGLTIPVATITKFILGAGKDLNNNWKGSIDEFSVWSAALDAATIASWKDKKIAASHPNYADLELYYDFDGQLALIDRSGHNRLGMCSATNMVQNNQPIVAGVENTSGSPKIDLIQGTMNAATADSTLVTQFPAPSVVFEYAEGPHSFHIVSNMLTYDVETIDTISTTGTILNSAPSAVAATLTNQAISYHEVAFEQINDVEIGRYITPYGIGFTLGPQGFTWIYDVTDYQKYLHGTVDLAAHNTQELIDLKFAFIEGIPARDVHDIKPVWNNWTSYNYADMANDVVLQAKQVILSDSSENFKLKTRLTGHGQVGNGACCEWQDKQHKIIIDGVERFSWSIWRDDCGKNPNTKQGGTWPYAREGWCPGDMVREFDHELTSYVTPGDTVTIDYDISDVPTNDMGQASGNFITAIDLVSYSAPNFQHDAAILDILNPNSYEYYRKWNPTCSNPRVILQNNGALPLTACKIRIWVTYGNFIDYTWSGNLAFLEKEIVEIPITNQNFWFGANPANGFYARVIEISGSNTLDEYHQNDEFKTKYTAPEVIDGPFFVWMTTNNKANENKWRLVDQNDNVIFERTTLTNNTDYKDTFDLAPGCYSLILEDSDDDGIGFWYSAQVEGETTGGFRVRKVGGAIMEIFPSDFGSYHRYNFSVGFALNLEEKNLNNELLIFPNPSSDKIRVELVGNVGNNAKVEVIDMNGRVVKQQAVTNNNQTYAADFLVNDLQNGYYLVRVSGDNGSETTPFIKQ, from the coding sequence ATGAAAAAACTGACTTTAAGTCCGCTGCGGTGGATGCTCTCAGGTATGCTCGGGCTAATTGCCATGACTTCGGTCGCGCAGGATACAACCTGGGTTCAGACTTATACGTTTGATACCATCAGCACGCGAAGAGTTGAATTCCAATTTCCTGCAAGTCTGGATACAACACGCTTTGAAAAAGTACTGATGTACTACAAGCTGAAATGCAGTCCTTTGACAACCTGGGATAATTACGATTGCGGAGAATGGGATTATTTAACCTATACACGCATTTTCGAACACACAGGGATTATGGATTCCGTGCAGGTAAACGGGAGTAAATACCGTGTAAATACACTTTCACCGGCTACTTATCCTTACTCGAATGTTTATTACGATCAAAGATGGATGCCTGTTCAAACGCGTACGCCACTTATGCCGGTTATTCATCCGGTTGCGGGAACGGGAAGTGCCCCAATGACATTGGTAAGTACGAACGGAAACGGGAAAACAATCCAATGGATCATTCCTGCCGGTGAATTGGCAACGAGCGGAGTTCTTGCCGGAGATATCCAGGGAATGAACCTGAATATTCTGAATGCGTTTGCGTCACTTCAGGGCGTTCAGATCCGGATCAAATCAACCAATGCTTCGACTCTTACGGCTTTGGAAACAACCGGTTTTACTACTGTTTTCAATAATGCCTTAACCGGAATTTCCGCCGGGTCGAATACCGTGAACTTTTCAACTCCGTTTACTTACGACGGTTCTTCGAACTTGATTATTGAGTTGAAGTTCACCGATGCACGCCAGGGACTTTCCCAGGTCGATTTGGAAATGGTGGCAGTTTCGGGATCAAATACGCTGAGCTTCGACAACTCCAATGGAGTTTTTACGGCAAACGGAACCAATTATGCGGAACTAAACCTGAATAATGTCAATTTGGGTGGAGATATGACCATTGCTTTCTGGGCAAAAGGAAACGGGAATACGGGAGCATCAACTTCCATTATCGAAGCAGCGGATTCCTTGAATAACCGCATTCTGAATATTCATTTGCCGTGGTCGAACGATAATATTTACTGGGATGCCGGTCAGGGAACAGGTTATGACCGCATTCAAAAAACGGCAACAGCTGCTGCAGATGTGGATAACGCCTGGCATCACTGGGCTTTCGTAAAGAAAACCTCCACCGGGCAAATGTTCATTTACAAAGATGGTGCGCAGTGGCACTCCGGGACAGGTTTGACAATTCCTGTTGCTACCATTACAAAATTCATCCTGGGAGCAGGAAAAGACCTGAACAATAACTGGAAAGGTTCTATTGATGAATTTTCCGTTTGGTCGGCTGCGTTGGATGCGGCAACTATTGCTTCCTGGAAGGACAAAAAGATCGCTGCTTCCCATCCGAATTATGCGGATCTGGAACTGTATTACGATTTCGACGGACAATTGGCTTTGATCGACCGTTCGGGGCACAACCGTTTGGGAATGTGTTCTGCAACGAACATGGTTCAAAATAACCAGCCGATTGTTGCAGGCGTTGAAAATACTTCCGGCAGCCCGAAAATTGATCTGATCCAGGGAACTATGAATGCGGCAACAGCTGATTCTACGCTGGTAACGCAATTCCCGGCTCCGAGCGTAGTGTTTGAATATGCTGAAGGCCCGCATAGTTTCCACATCGTTTCGAATATGCTCACTTACGATGTGGAAACGATTGATACCATTTCTACAACGGGAACAATATTGAATTCCGCTCCGAGTGCGGTAGCTGCAACCTTAACGAACCAGGCTATTTCTTACCACGAAGTGGCTTTTGAACAGATCAACGACGTAGAGATCGGGCGTTACATTACACCTTATGGAATCGGGTTTACATTGGGGCCACAAGGATTTACGTGGATTTACGATGTAACGGATTACCAGAAATACCTGCACGGAACGGTAGATCTTGCCGCTCATAACACACAGGAACTAATCGACCTGAAATTTGCATTTATTGAGGGAATTCCTGCCAGAGATGTTCACGATATCAAGCCCGTTTGGAACAACTGGACGTCTTATAATTATGCAGACATGGCAAACGATGTTGTTTTGCAGGCGAAACAAGTCATTCTTTCGGATAGTTCCGAAAACTTTAAGCTGAAAACACGTTTGACCGGACACGGACAGGTTGGAAACGGCGCTTGTTGTGAATGGCAGGACAAACAGCACAAGATAATCATCGACGGAGTGGAGCGTTTCAGCTGGAGTATCTGGCGAGACGATTGCGGAAAGAACCCGAATACCAAGCAAGGCGGAACGTGGCCGTATGCCCGTGAAGGATGGTGTCCGGGAGATATGGTGCGTGAATTCGATCATGAACTGACATCTTACGTAACTCCGGGAGATACCGTGACGATTGATTACGATATATCCGATGTACCGACGAACGATATGGGACAAGCTAGTGGTAACTTTATCACGGCAATCGACCTGGTATCGTATTCTGCACCAAACTTCCAACACGATGCAGCAATTTTGGACATTTTGAACCCGAACAGCTACGAATATTACCGTAAATGGAACCCGACTTGTTCGAATCCGCGTGTGATCCTGCAAAATAACGGGGCGCTTCCGTTAACGGCTTGTAAAATTCGCATTTGGGTGACTTACGGAAACTTTATCGATTATACCTGGTCGGGTAACCTGGCATTCCTGGAGAAAGAAATCGTTGAAATTCCGATCACGAATCAAAACTTCTGGTTCGGAGCGAATCCTGCAAACGGGTTTTATGCACGGGTAATCGAAATTTCAGGATCGAATACCCTGGATGAATACCACCAAAACGACGAGTTCAAAACGAAATATACCGCTCCGGAAGTGATCGACGGTCCGTTCTTTGTGTGGATGACGACAAATAACAAAGCAAATGAAAACAAATGGAGATTGGTGGATCAGAACGACAATGTTATTTTCGAAAGAACGACACTGACCAACAATACGGATTATAAGGATACATTCGATTTGGCTCCGGGATGTTATTCATTGATCCTGGAAGACAGCGACGATGATGGTATCGGTTTCTGGTATTCTGCACAGGTGGAAGGAGAAACTACCGGAGGATTCCGCGTACGAAAAGTTGGAGGTGCTATCATGGAGATTTTCCCTTCGGATTTCGGTTCTTATCACCGTTATAATTTCTCGGTTGGTTTTGCTTTGAACCTGGAAGAAAAGAACCTGAACAATGAATTATTGATATTCCCGAATCCTTCTTCGGATAAAATCCGCGTAGAATTAGTAGGAAATGTAGGGAACAACGCAAAAGTCGAGGTCATTGATATGAACGGCCGTGTTGTCAAGCAACAGGCTGTAACTAACAACAATCAAACTTACGCAGCCGATTTCCTGGTGAATGATCTGCAAAACGGTTATTACCTGGTACGAGTAAGCGGAGATAACGGTTCGGAAACAACACCGTTTATTAAACAGTAA
- a CDS encoding FAD-dependent monooxygenase gives MDQNKKVLVSGASFAGLTTAYRMNQLGYQVTVVEIGSHLKMGGTPVDIKEHTVDIVRKMGLLEKIKANRLTLEKWEFKDADDITRHSLQLIQPGEAFPDDEFEIERDTLLNMLYDLIKNEVNFVFGNSITSLQEKEDCIEVTFKDGSDDSFELVVGCDGIHSVVRKLWFGEESNYAHFLGQYFSIAIVNKLLIPVSTLQLYSEPDKGIMLNAYNNKTDIVFTFRPEKEIPYDFRNQEQQKNIVLEQLEGMSWRTPELRQELINSSSFYFDKFCQIKMPSWTKGRVALVGDSGYCASPAAGMGGSLAIIGASALADAFEKHSGNYELAFKTYNKELKPFIEEVQAEAIKMLDKLLPRTEEEIKKMFQNGF, from the coding sequence ATGGATCAGAATAAAAAAGTACTTGTATCAGGAGCAAGTTTTGCAGGTTTAACAACAGCTTACCGGATGAATCAATTGGGGTACCAGGTAACCGTTGTTGAAATCGGAAGTCATTTAAAAATGGGAGGTACTCCGGTCGACATCAAAGAGCATACGGTTGATATTGTCAGAAAGATGGGGCTTTTAGAGAAGATCAAAGCGAACCGGTTAACGCTTGAAAAATGGGAGTTTAAAGATGCAGACGACATTACCCGGCATTCCCTGCAGTTAATCCAACCGGGAGAAGCATTTCCGGACGATGAATTCGAAATTGAGAGGGATACTTTACTTAACATGCTATACGATCTCATCAAAAACGAGGTCAATTTCGTATTCGGAAACAGCATCACTTCATTACAGGAAAAGGAAGATTGCATCGAGGTCACTTTCAAAGATGGTTCCGATGATTCTTTCGAACTTGTAGTTGGTTGTGATGGCATTCATTCGGTAGTTCGAAAACTATGGTTTGGAGAAGAAAGCAACTATGCTCATTTTTTAGGACAGTATTTTTCCATTGCCATTGTAAACAAATTACTGATCCCGGTTTCTACTTTGCAGCTGTATTCGGAACCCGATAAGGGAATAATGCTTAATGCATACAACAATAAAACCGATATTGTTTTTACGTTCCGTCCGGAAAAAGAAATTCCGTATGATTTCCGCAATCAGGAACAGCAGAAAAACATCGTTCTGGAACAACTTGAAGGTATGTCCTGGCGAACACCTGAATTGCGGCAAGAGTTGATCAATTCTTCCTCTTTTTACTTCGACAAGTTTTGCCAGATTAAAATGCCTTCCTGGACAAAAGGTCGTGTAGCCCTGGTCGGTGACTCAGGTTATTGTGCATCTCCGGCAGCGGGAATGGGAGGTTCACTGGCAATAATCGGTGCATCCGCATTGGCCGATGCATTTGAAAAACATTCCGGAAATTACGAATTGGCTTTCAAAACCTATAACAAGGAATTGAAACCATTTATCGAAGAAGTGCAAGCCGAAGCCATTAAAATGCTGGATAAATTGCTTCCACGAACTGAAGAAGAAATAAAAAAAATGTTCCAAAACGGTTTTTAA
- a CDS encoding helix-turn-helix transcriptional regulator, whose product MRKSNRTIPVNSMDEDFTRGISIDKLSIHKSDFKTVEQHETATESHRDEGHTFHIVEKGTITIEIDFKKHIVTAPAVVYMHPNQVHRILDFSEVTVCSMAIKEENIHPDYLQFLEEIAPADPLALTAEANSVVSSTFSLCQQFSLLKNNKLHHSLLKDSCNTLIAFLLSQFLNQQKAGTNLSRFEQVTKSFRQVLEKNFHTLKRPGEYAEKLNISTSYLNECIRNTTGISASQYIRDRIILEAKRLLHHSDKSVKEIAFELGYVDYSYFARLFTTATGISAGAFRNKNRD is encoded by the coding sequence ATGCGGAAAAGCAATCGAACCATTCCTGTGAATTCGATGGACGAAGATTTCACCCGCGGGATTTCCATAGACAAACTAAGCATTCACAAATCTGACTTCAAAACCGTTGAGCAGCACGAAACTGCAACAGAATCCCACCGGGATGAAGGACACACCTTTCACATAGTCGAAAAAGGAACCATAACGATTGAAATCGATTTCAAGAAACACATCGTTACCGCTCCGGCTGTTGTATATATGCATCCTAACCAGGTTCACCGCATTCTGGACTTTTCGGAGGTAACCGTATGTTCCATGGCAATCAAAGAGGAAAACATTCATCCGGATTATCTTCAGTTCCTGGAAGAAATCGCCCCGGCGGATCCGCTCGCATTAACTGCAGAGGCAAATTCTGTGGTTTCCAGTACTTTTTCGCTTTGTCAGCAGTTTTCTCTACTCAAAAACAACAAACTTCACCATTCTCTTCTAAAAGACAGTTGCAACACACTGATAGCATTTTTACTCTCCCAATTTTTGAATCAGCAGAAAGCAGGAACAAATCTTTCACGGTTTGAGCAAGTCACAAAGTCTTTCAGGCAAGTACTGGAAAAAAATTTCCATACACTCAAACGACCGGGTGAATACGCCGAAAAATTGAATATTTCAACGTCCTATTTGAACGAGTGTATTAGAAATACCACCGGAATCTCCGCTTCACAATACATCCGGGACCGAATTATTCTGGAAGCCAAACGGCTGCTTCATCATAGCGACAAATCAGTGAAAGAAATCGCTTTCGAGCTCGGCTACGTCGATTATTCTTATTTTGCAAGACTCTTTACCACAGCCACCGGGATATCTGCAGGAGCCTTTCGCAACAAAAACCGCGATTAG
- a CDS encoding Maf family nucleotide pyrophosphatase codes for MKELKWVLGSQSPRRKELLAGIGVEFEVRVKDTEEIYPDSLPAEEVPEYLAKLKAKALLPDLAADEAVICADTVVILDGKILGKPFDYEDARQMLTKLSGQKHTVITGVFIGSKSKNTSFSERTEVLFETLSDEEIKFYIEKYMPFDKAGSYGVQEWIGYVAVKHMEGTYTNVMGLPTNRLYKEIKVFREAYQQ; via the coding sequence ATGAAAGAACTGAAATGGGTCCTCGGATCACAATCGCCCCGAAGAAAAGAATTGCTTGCCGGAATTGGTGTTGAGTTTGAAGTCCGTGTAAAAGACACGGAAGAAATCTACCCGGATTCATTACCTGCTGAAGAAGTTCCGGAGTACCTGGCAAAACTGAAAGCTAAAGCACTTCTACCCGATTTGGCCGCTGATGAAGCAGTTATTTGCGCTGATACGGTGGTAATCCTGGATGGGAAAATCCTTGGAAAACCATTCGATTATGAAGATGCACGGCAGATGCTCACCAAACTTTCCGGGCAAAAACATACCGTTATCACCGGTGTTTTTATCGGTTCAAAATCCAAAAACACATCCTTTTCCGAACGGACGGAAGTTCTTTTCGAAACACTCAGCGACGAGGAAATCAAATTCTACATCGAAAAATACATGCCTTTCGACAAAGCCGGATCTTACGGTGTACAGGAATGGATCGGATACGTAGCCGTAAAACACATGGAAGGAACTTACACCAACGTAATGGGATTGCCGACCAATAGACTATACAAGGAAATAAAGGTTTTCCGGGAGGCATACCAACAATAA
- a CDS encoding geranylgeranylglycerol-phosphate geranylgeranyltransferase — MHFIRLIRPVNLLVIILTMYGVRVFFLPYLSEDILLKKSHPNEALDYFLLVFSTVLIAAAGNIINDYFDVKADRINKPEKLIIGKHIKPRWAIVSHWILNFVAFSIACYLTWEYETFWYVFIHLLSINILWFYSMYFKRRFLIGNLFIAALTGLVPLLCGIHFLGLTTPFHSANFMSDFKEGANWISHLNLKIFFIVALAFFASCLNLVREIVKDMEDVEGDLLLKAKTIPIVLGINKARWISLLCLIAIIAVSLPFLIEGYSVFNKTFIRVMGPSLLIYLLLVVCCMLLLKQPERNRLKQIDLILKITMLIGCCLPFYWYFL, encoded by the coding sequence ATGCATTTCATTCGCCTCATACGACCGGTCAACCTGCTTGTCATTATCCTGACAATGTATGGTGTCCGCGTATTCTTTCTGCCCTATTTATCGGAAGATATCCTGCTGAAAAAATCGCATCCGAATGAAGCACTGGACTATTTCCTGTTGGTTTTTTCTACGGTTCTTATCGCTGCAGCCGGAAATATCATCAACGATTATTTTGATGTAAAGGCCGACCGGATCAACAAACCGGAAAAACTGATCATCGGAAAACACATCAAACCGCGATGGGCCATTGTTTCGCATTGGATACTGAATTTCGTAGCGTTCTCGATAGCCTGTTATCTGACCTGGGAATACGAAACATTTTGGTATGTATTTATCCACTTATTGAGCATCAATATCCTGTGGTTCTATTCCATGTATTTCAAACGCAGATTCCTGATCGGGAACTTGTTTATTGCTGCTTTGACCGGTTTGGTCCCGCTTCTTTGCGGAATTCATTTCCTGGGATTAACCACTCCTTTTCACAGCGCCAATTTTATGAGCGATTTTAAAGAAGGTGCGAATTGGATTTCCCACTTGAACCTGAAAATATTCTTCATCGTTGCATTGGCTTTCTTTGCTTCCTGTTTAAACCTGGTTCGCGAAATTGTGAAGGATATGGAAGATGTGGAAGGAGATCTGTTACTGAAAGCGAAAACAATTCCGATCGTTCTTGGGATTAATAAAGCGAGATGGATTTCACTGCTTTGCCTGATCGCGATCATTGCCGTTTCCCTTCCCTTTCTGATCGAGGGATATTCTGTTTTCAACAAGACCTTCATTCGCGTTATGGGGCCATCTTTACTGATCTATTTATTACTGGTTGTCTGCTGTATGCTTTTACTGAAGCAACCGGAGCGTAACCGGTTAAAACAAATCGACCTGATTTTAAAAATAACGATGTTGATAGGCTGCTGTTTGCCTTTTTACTGGTATTTCCTATGA